One Brassica oleracea var. oleracea cultivar TO1000 chromosome C7, BOL, whole genome shotgun sequence genomic window carries:
- the LOC106306614 gene encoding pentatricopeptide repeat-containing protein At2g15980 — protein MSSSTLKRILHRTLNTKPDSTHFSSISLFTTVSSPPSDPSNPTSPPDPLVTDAVSILTHHRSKSRWSTLRSLTPSGFTPSQFSDIALRLRNNAHLSLRFFLFTRRNSLCSHDVDSCSTLIHILSRSRLKSHARDVLRLALRIPSSEDRVPRVFRSLIKSYNRCGSAPFVFDLLVKSCLDSKEIDGAVMVMRKLKSRGINLQISTCNALISEVSRRRDASTGYKLYREVFGLDEAKKVKPNVNTFNLMMVSFYREGETEMVERIWGEMEEVVGCFPNVYSFSVLMENYCFRGMMVEAERVWEEMRLKGVVHDVVAYNTMIGGLCSNLEVTKAKKLFEEMGSKGLECTSLTYDHLVRGYCKVKDVDSAMVVYREMESKSFVAEGLTIEGLVEGLCDGNKERVVEAAEIVKEAVRESEFCPSRKCYELLIKRLCEEGKMDRSLSIQAEMVGRGLKPSQETYKAFIDGYGRAGDEETSSLLAIEMAESLKLRDEEEES, from the coding sequence ATGTCAAGCTCAACACTAAAACGGATCCTCCACCGGACCCTAAACACCAAACCCGACTCGACCCATTTCTCTTCAATCTCTCTCTTCACCACCGTTTCTTCTCCACCGTCCGATCCCTCAAACCCTACTTCTCCACCAGATCCACTCGTCACCGACGCCGTCTCAATCCTCACTCACCACCGCTCCAAATCCCGATGGTCCACTCTCCGATCACTCACCCCTTCCGGCTTCACTCCTTCTCAATTCTCCGACATCGCTCTCCGCCTCCGCAACAACGCGCACCTCTCTCTCCGCTTCTTCCTCTTCACCCGCCGCAACTCTCTCTGCTCCCACGACGTCGATTCCTGCTCAACTCTAATCCACATCCTCTCCCGATCTCGCCTCAAAAGCCACGCTCGCGACGTGCTCCGCCTCGCTCTCCGTATCCCCTCCTCCGAAGATCGCGTCCCGAGAGTGTTCCGCTCGTTGATCAAGAGTTACAATCGATGTGGCTCTGCGCCGTTCGTCTTCGATTTGCTGGTGAAATCGTGTCTCGACTCGAAAGAGATCGATGGTGCTGTGATGGTGATGAGGAAGTTGAAGTCTAGAGGAATCAATTTACAGATTAGTACTTGCAATGCTTTGATCTCAGAGGTCTCAAGGCGTAGAGATGCTTCCACTGGATATAAGCTATACAGAGAAGTGTTTGGATTAGATGAAGCTAAGAAGGTTAAGCCAAATGTTAACACTTTTAACTTGATGATGGTGAGTTTCTACAGAGAAGGTGAAACAGAGATGGTGGAGAGGATTTGGGGAGAAATGGAGGAAGTGGTTGGATGCTTTCCTAATGTTTATAGCTTTAGTGTTTTGATGGAGAACTATTGTTTTCGAGGTATGATGGTTGAAGCAGAGAGGGTGTGGGAAGAGATGAGGTTAAAAGGAGTGGTTCATGATGTTGTGGCTTACAACACTATGATTGGTGGCCTTTGTAGTAACTTAGAGGTTACTAAAGCCAAGAAGCTTTTTGAGGAGATGGGGTCGAAGGGACTAGAGTGTACTTCTTTAACTTATGATCATCTCGTTAGAGGGTATTGTAAAGTGAAGGATGTTGATTCGGCTATGGTTGTTTATAGGGAGATGGAAAGTAAGAGTTTTGTAGCAGAGGGTTTAACCATTGAAGGGTTAGTGGAAGGATTGTGTGATGGTAACAAAGAAAGAGTTGTTGAAGCCGCGGAGATCGTGAAGGAAGCGGTGAGGGAATCAGAGTTTTGTCCTAGTCGGAAATGTTATGAGTTGCTGATAAAGAGGTTGTGTGAAGAAGGGAAGATGGATAGATCGTTGAGCATTCAGGCTGAGATGGTTGGAAGAGGACTTAAACCTAGCCAAGAGACGTATAAAGCTTTTATTGACGGGTATGGAAGAGCAGGGGATGAAGAAACATCTTCATTGTTGGCTATAGAAATGGCTGAATCACTCAAGCTAAGAGATGAGGAAGAAGAAAGCTAG
- the LOC106306615 gene encoding cold-regulated 413 plasma membrane protein 1-like — translation MTFTPMRSDHGTLQNMLGTDLNELATAAKNLANHTFMLTGLGFGTSILEWIASVAAIYLLVLDRTNWKTNMLTSLLIPYIFFSLPSVIFSLFRGEVGKWIAIVAVVLQLFFPKHFREWFELPAAAILLIVVAPNLIAYTFRDNLVGLIICLGIGGYLLQEHIRASGGFKNAFTKANGISNTLGIIALVVFPVWAIIF, via the exons ATGACTTTCACGCCGATGAGGAGTGACCATGGAACCCTTCAAAACATGCTTGGAACAGATCTCAACGAGCTCGCTACCGCTGCTAAGAACCTTGCTAATCACACCTTCATGCTCACTGGTTTAGGCTTTGGTACTTCCATCCTCGAATGGATTGCTTCAGTCGCAGCCAT ATACTTGTTGGTCTTGGACCGAACTAACTGGAAGACCAATATGCTCACATCACTTTTGATTCCTTACATCTTCTTCAGCCTTCCTTCTGTCATCTTTAGCCTTTTCAG AGGAGAAGTTGGTAAATGGATTGCGATTGTAGCTGTTGTTCTACAACTCTTCTTTCCTAAACACTTCCGAG AATGGTTTGAGTTACCGGCTGCTGCGATCCTACTCATTGTGGTGGCTCCGAATTTAATAGCCTACACATTCAGAGACAACTTGGTTGGCTTGATTATATGCTTAGGAATTGGAGGTTACTTGCTTCAAGAACACATTAGAGCTTCTGGTGGATTCAAAAACGCATTCACTAAAGCTAATGGCATCTCCAACACCCTTGGGATTATTGCTCTTGTCGTCTTCCCCGTTTGGGCTATCATCTTTTAA